From Shewanella acanthi:
TCATCCGCTCGCGCATCCAATCGCCAATTTCAGCGTCCTGATAGGCGCGCCGCAGGCCATCTTCAAGTAGTGCCGCCACCACAGGGTGCCGCTCCACCATAGTGACAGTGCAGCCCAAACTTGCCAGCACAAAGGCATCGCGGCCAAGGCCCGCGGTGCCATCGACCACGCTCGGATTGACTCCCTGCTTTAACCCCACGGCCTTTGCAATATGCTGCCCACGACCACCACCAAACTTGCGTCTATGGGCCACAGCGCCGGTAACAAAATCGACCAGAATGCCGTCGAGCTTGGGCTCATCGCGCTTATGCAGGGTCAACGTGTCTGATTCAAAACGTAATTCAAATGCGGCTTGGCTATCAAAGATTAATTGCCAGCGCTCGCAAATTTCCACGAGTGTTGGAGATTGTTGATTGAAAAAGACTGGAATAGACAAAGGGATCACTGCTTAACAGGTGGAAATTACGCTCATTATGCCAAAAGCCACCTTGGCTGAATACCGTCTTAAACGAGGCACTGGCTGCAGCAATTTACCCCAAGGGGGATTGCCCCTATAATTGCCCCATCGAATGCGGGTATTTCACCCGCTCAAGCTCACCTTGGAAGACCCCATGTTAAGTTACCGCCATGGTTACCACGCAGGCAATTATGCCGACGTGTTAAAACACGCTATTTTGCTGCAAACCCTGCAATTAATGCACAAGAAGGACAAGCCACTCGTCTATATCGACACCCACGCGGGTGCGGGTGGCTACGCATTAACCGATGAATTTGCACAAAAAACCGGTGAGTACTTAGAGGGTGTCGCTAAGCTGTGGGACAAAACCGACCTGCCTAAATCCCTGCAGGATTATGTGGATGCGGTGCGCCACTTCAATGAAGACAATCCAGAAGAATTGCACTTCTACCCAGGCTCCCCCGCCATTATCGATATGGAATTAGGACTAAAGGATCGTATGCTGCTGCACGAACTGCACGGTACAGATCATCTGCTGCTGGACGAATATTTCGAGCAGGACAAACAGGTCAAAGTCATCAAGGGTGATGGCTTAAAGGGACTGATTGCCGCCGTGCCGCCATTAGAGCGCCGTGCACTGGTATTAATCGACCCAAGTTATGAGATTAAAACCGACTACCAAACCGTAGCTGAAACCATTATCAAGGCCCATAAACGCTTCGCCACCGGTGTATATATGCTTTGGTATCCGGTTGTTAACCGCGCCCAGACAGAGGATATGCTGTTACGCCTAGCAAATAGCGGCATTAAGCGTCAGCTACGTATCGAGCAGGCAATTAAGCCAGACTCCAATGAATTTGGTATGACTGCAGCGGGATTATGGGTCATCAACCCGCCTTGGCAATTAGATGAAATCGCCACCGAGATGATGAATTACCTTGGTAAAACCCTAGGCGAAGCCGGCGGTAATGTCACGGTTAAATGGGAAGTGGGCGAATAGGCTCTTCGGCTCAACCCAATCGATTGAAAAGCAGCAACCTATGGTTAGCTGCTTTTTTGTTTTAGGGCTTTTGCACCTGCTCCAAGAGCTAGACCTTAGCACTGCGGTAGCGCTTTAGCAGAATTTGCACCCGCTCTACATAGGCTTTTGTTTCAGGATAGGGCGGAATGCCTTTGTATTGGGTGACCGTTGTCGGACCCGCATTATAGGCGGCGCAGGCCAAGGCGATATTGCCATTAAACTGCTTGAGCATTTGCGCCAAATACTTACTGCCACCAAGGATATTTTCTTCGGGAATAAAAGCGTTAGAAACCCCCATCTCCTTAGCGGTTTCGGGCATCAATTGCATCAACCCCATGGCGCCTGTGCGCGATACGGCTCTGGCATTGAAGGCCGATTCGGCGTGGATCACGGCGCGGATAAGCGCAGGATCGAGCTTGTGTTTATGGGCGGCGCGGCTGATCACAGATTCGTAGTTACGGGTAAAGAGGCGAATACCATTCCAGTCAATTTTAGAATCGGGGCGGCAGGCAAAGCATTCGTAGAGCAGGATTTGATAATCGTGGGTACTAGGTGCCTTATCGGTAAATACGGTCACACCGTTGGCTTGGTATTGATAAACTTTATATTTTTCCTGTCCTTCACTGCTGACAATGCCGGTTTCGGAATAACGGGCCACGATCTTAGGCTTGGTCTTGACCTCTTCGGCAACGGCTAGAGTCATACTCCCCCAGAGCAGCACAACTAGGCCAAATACGAGCCAAAGCATTGTGCGATTTAACTGAGGTATCGTCCCTAACATTGCCCCTATCATTACAATCCCGTGTATTCGTTTAGTTTAAGTACTTCAATAATAGCAAAGAGTTGCTTCATCTCACGATTGAGCTGGCTGAATTCGGAAGCAAAACTCGCCCCATTAAAAATCGACTGCGCCTGAAAACGACTGCGACGATTAGGTAAAAAGATAATTAAGCGATTACGAAAAAAGGCACATTGAATATTACCCTCAAAATATTTCGCAAGCTGCTGCAGGCGATCCATAAAGGCGGTATTAAGCAAGTAGCGCGACTCGATTTGATCCGTTGAAAAGACATCAAACTCCTTTTCAAACAGGGGATCTTCAAGCTTTACCCTTTCAAGCCCTGCGTGGGAGTCCGAAAAAAAGTTTGCCAGCCCACCCCTGTCTTTTAGTACAACCGTATGGCCGTTAAAGGTTTTATGGCTACTTAGCTCCACCACAGTGCCGCGAAAGCGGGTTTCGGTGCGCTTCACTGTCCTTCGCTTATTGCCCTGCCATTCCTCAGAGGTCACATCCTTGGTAAGGGTGATTTCATTTACAATCAGCTCGACCCCTTTGTATTTACCTTGTATGTAATCGCCAAATTTGGCTTTGTCGTAACTGGGCAGCACTTTTGCCGCAACCAGTCGATTCATATCAAGACGCATCTCGCGGTTATAGATAAAATCCTCACCAAAGTACTTAAACATGATGGGATAAATCTCGCGCTGCACTGCATGTTTAAATTGCTTAACAGGGGAATAACTCCAAACGCCCAGACCGATAAACGCCACAATTGGCAGTATAAACAGCGGTAGATCGCGCCCGTGGGCAAGCACGGCCAACAACGTGAGACCCAGCACAATCGTCAGACATAAATACAAACGCTTACGGGCTGCCTTTAGGCTGGCAACACGCTGAGATTCAAAGCGGTTGGCTAAGGGTGCGAGTTCAGTATCGTAAAATCCCTGAAATGCCGCTCGCTCCGATGACTCTACCGACAGCTTTGCCCCTTCGCGGATGGCGCGAATTGGACTACCTAAGATAAAAGTCAGGAAATTCATCGTGTTTATCGCCAACCATTCTTAACTAAATGGGCGATTATAAGTATTCGCCAGCATCGACAGGTGCCTTTGAGGCTTCACTGACTTCGTAGAAAGGCATTACCTTGATTTTGGCTATCGATGCGATGATGGAACCAGGGAAGATTTCAACGGCAGTATTTAACTCGGACACCGCTGAATTATAAAAACGACGGGCGGCACTGATGTGGGCTTCAACCTCGTTATAGGTCTGCATCGCCTCCAGCATAGTGTTGTCAGACTTGAGCTCGGGATAATTCTCAACGCTGAGCATAAGAGTCGCCATCTTCTCATTGAGTTGCTCTGCTTGAGCAATATGGTCCTTCACCGCACTGGGGTCTATTTTGTTATAGCTACGGGTGAGTTGGCTTCGAAGTTCAGTGATTTCAGTAAGCAGGGACTTTTCGTGCTCCATAAATCGTTTGGCGATTTTAAGGATATTAGGCACAAGATCGGCGCGTTTCGCCAACTGAACATCAATACCCGCTAGAGCTTCGAGGGCGGTATTACGCTTTTTAACCAAGCTGACGTACCAAAGGTAGGCAACGATAAAAATCAGCGTGAGGCCGAGTAACAGTTTGTCCATCTTCCATCCTTAGGGTGAATTCTTATTCTAGTTTGCTACAGCTAATCACAAATGCACAAAAATTTCACCTAAAGTGCACCCTAACGCAATGAATATATGGCTAAGCCTTCGCTGGTCAGAGCATTTTAGTACTGCGCTGTCAGCCGAGTCACTGCAACGCTGGTGCATATTTTTTATTCAGCAATTGTACAGTAATGCTGCACTATATTGGATGAGTAAACCTTTGGAGCAACCATTGCTCGTGAATACTGGACTCTCCGAGGGTCCAATTTTTTTGTCCAAAATTAGTTG
This genomic window contains:
- a CDS encoding DUF3137 domain-containing protein, which produces MNFLTFILGSPIRAIREGAKLSVESSERAAFQGFYDTELAPLANRFESQRVASLKAARKRLYLCLTIVLGLTLLAVLAHGRDLPLFILPIVAFIGLGVWSYSPVKQFKHAVQREIYPIMFKYFGEDFIYNREMRLDMNRLVAAKVLPSYDKAKFGDYIQGKYKGVELIVNEITLTKDVTSEEWQGNKRRTVKRTETRFRGTVVELSSHKTFNGHTVVLKDRGGLANFFSDSHAGLERVKLEDPLFEKEFDVFSTDQIESRYLLNTAFMDRLQQLAKYFEGNIQCAFFRNRLIIFLPNRRSRFQAQSIFNGASFASEFSQLNREMKQLFAIIEVLKLNEYTGL
- a CDS encoding LemA family protein codes for the protein MDKLLLGLTLIFIVAYLWYVSLVKKRNTALEALAGIDVQLAKRADLVPNILKIAKRFMEHEKSLLTEITELRSQLTRSYNKIDPSAVKDHIAQAEQLNEKMATLMLSVENYPELKSDNTMLEAMQTYNEVEAHISAARRFYNSAVSELNTAVEIFPGSIIASIAKIKVMPFYEVSEASKAPVDAGEYL
- a CDS encoding class I SAM-dependent methyltransferase, coding for MPVFFNQQSPTLVEICERWQLIFDSQAAFELRFESDTLTLHKRDEPKLDGILVDFVTGAVAHRRKFGGGRGQHIAKAVGLKQGVNPSVVDGTAGLGRDAFVLASLGCTVTMVERHPVVAALLEDGLRRAYQDAEIGDWMRERMKLFHGSSLEALAKLEQDVDVVYLDPMYPHRDKSALVKKEMRVFQTLVGADLDADGLLAPAMLLASKRVVVKRPDYAEDLAGVKPSMVIETKKNRFDVYVKSAMK
- a CDS encoding 23S rRNA (adenine(2030)-N(6))-methyltransferase RlmJ, with amino-acid sequence MLSYRHGYHAGNYADVLKHAILLQTLQLMHKKDKPLVYIDTHAGAGGYALTDEFAQKTGEYLEGVAKLWDKTDLPKSLQDYVDAVRHFNEDNPEELHFYPGSPAIIDMELGLKDRMLLHELHGTDHLLLDEYFEQDKQVKVIKGDGLKGLIAAVPPLERRALVLIDPSYEIKTDYQTVAETIIKAHKRFATGVYMLWYPVVNRAQTEDMLLRLANSGIKRQLRIEQAIKPDSNEFGMTAAGLWVINPPWQLDEIATEMMNYLGKTLGEAGGNVTVKWEVGE
- a CDS encoding lytic transglycosylase domain-containing protein; protein product: MTLAVAEEVKTKPKIVARYSETGIVSSEGQEKYKVYQYQANGVTVFTDKAPSTHDYQILLYECFACRPDSKIDWNGIRLFTRNYESVISRAAHKHKLDPALIRAVIHAESAFNARAVSRTGAMGLMQLMPETAKEMGVSNAFIPEENILGGSKYLAQMLKQFNGNIALACAAYNAGPTTVTQYKGIPPYPETKAYVERVQILLKRYRSAKV